From Tachysurus fulvidraco isolate hzauxx_2018 chromosome 10, HZAU_PFXX_2.0, whole genome shotgun sequence, one genomic window encodes:
- the myoz3a gene encoding myozenin-2 isoform X1 encodes MQTANHDLNKQWQQQARALSREARGEGLNLGKKVSTPKDVMIEELNLTSNKGSRMFQERQKRVDRFTVENTADSSAIIYDALDQKQAQSQVQSASQAQGGKENMAHPIAGKHSLVTTLMETVSKKGSPNVLAPGYSGPLKEIPREKFNITVIPKSYCSPWREALRGNEELLSSMNPQVPEPEKLQPANYRCFNRVAMPFGGPMQSKRVIPTINFEAVESQNLPCSTVERMVKRPSFNRAPRGWASSYLPESNEL; translated from the exons ATGCAGACCGCAAACCATGACTTGAACAAACAGTGGCAGCAACAGGCCCGGGCACTGAGTAGAGAAGCTCGAGGAG AGGGCCTGAATCTAGGGAAAAAAGTCAGCACACCAAAGGATGTAATGATTGAGGAGCTGAACCTGACATCCAACAAAGGTTCCCGGATGTTCCAAGAGAGGCAGAAAAGAGTTGACAGGTTCACAGTGGAGAACACAGCAGATTCTTCTGCCATCATATAT GATGCCCTGGATCAGAAGCAGGCCCAGAGCCAAGTCCAGTCAGCATCACAGGCTCAAGGAGGGAAGGAGAACATGGCACACCCCATAGCTGGTAAACATAGTCTGGTTACCACTCTGATGGAAACTGTCTCCAAGAAAGGCAGCCCCAACGTCCTTGCTCCAG GCTACTCTGGACCTTTAAAAGAAATTCCTCGTGAAAAGTTCAACATTACTGTAATCCCTAAATCCTATTGCTCACCATGGAGAGAGGCACTGCGGGGCAATGAAGAGCTACTGTCCTCCATGAACCCACAGGTCCCTGAACCAGAGAAACTTCAGCCCGCAAACTACAGATGCTTCAACAG ggTAGCGATGCCATTTGGGGGTCCCATGCAAAGTAAGAGGGTTATTCCCACCATCAACTTTGAAGCAGTGGAGTCCCAGAATTTACCATGCTCCACAGTAGAGAGGATGGTCAAACGGCCCAGTTTCAACAGAGCACCTCGTGGCTGGGCCTCAAGTTACCTACCCGAGTCAAATGAACTATGA
- the myoz3a gene encoding myozenin-2 isoform X2 has protein sequence MQTANHDLNKQWQQQARALSREARGEGLNLGKKVSTPKDVMIEELNLTSNKGSRMFQERQKRVDRFTVENTADSSAIIYDALDQKQAQSQVQSASQAQGGKENMAHPIAGYSGPLKEIPREKFNITVIPKSYCSPWREALRGNEELLSSMNPQVPEPEKLQPANYRCFNRVAMPFGGPMQSKRVIPTINFEAVESQNLPCSTVERMVKRPSFNRAPRGWASSYLPESNEL, from the exons ATGCAGACCGCAAACCATGACTTGAACAAACAGTGGCAGCAACAGGCCCGGGCACTGAGTAGAGAAGCTCGAGGAG AGGGCCTGAATCTAGGGAAAAAAGTCAGCACACCAAAGGATGTAATGATTGAGGAGCTGAACCTGACATCCAACAAAGGTTCCCGGATGTTCCAAGAGAGGCAGAAAAGAGTTGACAGGTTCACAGTGGAGAACACAGCAGATTCTTCTGCCATCATATAT GATGCCCTGGATCAGAAGCAGGCCCAGAGCCAAGTCCAGTCAGCATCACAGGCTCAAGGAGGGAAGGAGAACATGGCACACCCCATAGCTG GCTACTCTGGACCTTTAAAAGAAATTCCTCGTGAAAAGTTCAACATTACTGTAATCCCTAAATCCTATTGCTCACCATGGAGAGAGGCACTGCGGGGCAATGAAGAGCTACTGTCCTCCATGAACCCACAGGTCCCTGAACCAGAGAAACTTCAGCCCGCAAACTACAGATGCTTCAACAG ggTAGCGATGCCATTTGGGGGTCCCATGCAAAGTAAGAGGGTTATTCCCACCATCAACTTTGAAGCAGTGGAGTCCCAGAATTTACCATGCTCCACAGTAGAGAGGATGGTCAAACGGCCCAGTTTCAACAGAGCACCTCGTGGCTGGGCCTCAAGTTACCTACCCGAGTCAAATGAACTATGA